The proteins below come from a single Acidobacteriota bacterium genomic window:
- a CDS encoding glycine--tRNA ligase subunit alpha produces the protein MSLQNLILNLHHYWADRGCYLAPSYDVEVGAGTMTPDTFFRVLGPKPWKVAYVQPSRRPTDGRYGENPNRVQKHHQYQVIIKPSPMDIQQLYIDSLVALGIRLEDHDLRFDEDNWESPTIGAWGVGWQVLLDGLEITQFTYFQQAGGIDLSPVSAEITYGLERLEMFLEEKDDIYDLDWSNDVSYRDLRLDEEKQFSEYNFERADTAQLRQAFDAAEREAAALIQRNLLLPAYDMCLKCSHNFNLLDARRAVSVTERVKMIARIRALVTDIAGRTVAPRGEA, from the coding sequence ATGTCGCTTCAAAATCTCATCCTGAACCTGCACCATTATTGGGCGGACCGGGGTTGTTACCTGGCTCCGAGTTACGATGTCGAAGTCGGCGCCGGAACCATGACGCCGGACACCTTCTTCCGGGTGTTGGGGCCGAAACCTTGGAAAGTCGCCTACGTCCAGCCGTCCCGCCGTCCGACGGACGGCCGTTACGGCGAAAACCCCAACCGCGTCCAGAAACACCACCAGTACCAGGTCATCATCAAGCCTTCGCCCATGGACATCCAGCAACTCTACATCGACAGCCTTGTCGCCCTGGGCATACGTCTCGAAGACCACGATCTCCGCTTTGACGAGGACAACTGGGAGTCGCCGACCATCGGCGCCTGGGGCGTGGGCTGGCAGGTTCTTCTGGACGGGCTGGAAATCACGCAATTCACGTATTTCCAGCAGGCGGGCGGCATCGATCTGTCCCCCGTATCGGCCGAGATCACCTATGGTCTCGAAAGGCTCGAGATGTTCCTCGAGGAAAAGGACGATATCTACGACCTCGATTGGTCGAACGACGTCTCCTACCGCGACCTCCGACTGGACGAGGAAAAACAATTCTCCGAGTACAATTTCGAACGGGCCGATACGGCTCAACTCAGGCAGGCGTTTGACGCCGCGGAGAGAGAAGCGGCTGCGCTCATTCAACGGAATCTCCTGCTTCCCGCGTATGATATGTGCCTCAAGTGCTCCCACAATTTCAATCTCCTGGACGCGCGGCGGGCCGTCAGCGTCACCGAAAGGGTCAAAATGATCGCCCGAATCCGGGCCCTGGTGACGGACATCGC
- the gcvPB gene encoding aminomethyl-transferring glycine dehydrogenase subunit GcvPB, translating into MIREIREPLLFEISAEGKGCSYLAPLDVPESAETLSGVALRETIEGFPEVSETEVTRHFTRLSQKNYCVDMGIYPLGSCTMKYNPKINEKLSSLPAFTESHPQAPEEDIQGNLEVLKLTEKLLSEITGMDAFSLQPAAGAHGELAGMMLIRALLEDRGDPRKFVLIPDSAHGTNPSSAHICGYTVKEIKSNAAGMIDLGNLAEAMSDEVAALMVTNPNTLGVFESEILEATRIVHDKGGLVYMDGANMNALTGIVRPGDMGVDVLHLNLHKTFSTPHGGGGPGSGPVGVKKILEPYLPVPVVVEKEGRFAIDTDRPKSIGRMRSFFANYLVVVRALCYILSLGPRGMREIAETAVLNANYIRKSLEGLYHLKYDAPTLHECVFSDKRQKEHGVSNLDIAKRLIDTGVHPPTMSFPLIVHGALMIEPTETESRRDLDLFIEAMVKIAGEAEKDPEVLRSAPHITYVRRLDETGAARNPVLRWEKNP; encoded by the coding sequence ATGATCCGCGAAATCCGCGAACCGCTCCTTTTTGAAATCAGTGCCGAAGGCAAGGGATGTTCTTACCTGGCGCCTCTGGACGTTCCCGAAAGCGCCGAGACGCTTTCCGGGGTCGCTCTGAGGGAAACCATTGAGGGATTTCCCGAAGTCTCCGAAACCGAAGTCACCCGTCATTTCACGCGGTTGTCCCAAAAGAATTATTGTGTGGACATGGGCATCTACCCCCTGGGGTCCTGCACCATGAAATACAATCCGAAGATCAACGAGAAGCTTTCGTCCCTTCCGGCCTTTACGGAGTCCCATCCCCAGGCGCCGGAGGAGGACATCCAGGGAAACCTGGAAGTCCTCAAGCTGACGGAAAAGCTTCTTTCCGAAATCACGGGGATGGACGCCTTTTCCCTGCAGCCGGCCGCCGGCGCCCATGGGGAACTTGCCGGGATGATGCTCATCCGGGCCCTTCTCGAGGACAGGGGAGACCCGCGCAAATTCGTCCTCATTCCCGATTCCGCCCACGGCACCAACCCGTCTTCGGCCCATATCTGCGGATACACCGTCAAGGAAATCAAGTCCAACGCCGCCGGAATGATCGACCTCGGCAATCTGGCCGAGGCCATGTCGGACGAGGTCGCCGCCCTCATGGTGACGAATCCCAACACTCTCGGCGTTTTCGAATCGGAAATCCTCGAGGCCACCCGGATCGTTCACGACAAGGGCGGGCTGGTTTACATGGACGGCGCCAACATGAATGCTCTGACCGGGATCGTCCGGCCGGGCGACATGGGCGTCGATGTTCTCCATTTGAACCTGCATAAGACTTTTTCCACACCTCACGGCGGGGGAGGGCCGGGTTCGGGTCCGGTCGGAGTCAAGAAAATCCTCGAGCCGTATCTTCCCGTCCCGGTTGTGGTCGAAAAAGAGGGGCGGTTCGCCATCGACACCGATCGGCCCAAGTCGATCGGCCGGATGAGAAGCTTCTTCGCCAATTATCTGGTCGTCGTCCGGGCTCTCTGCTACATTTTGAGTCTTGGGCCCCGGGGGATGCGCGAAATCGCGGAGACGGCCGTCCTGAACGCCAACTACATCCGTAAAAGCCTTGAAGGCTTGTATCACCTGAAATACGACGCGCCGACTCTCCACGAATGCGTTTTTTCCGACAAGCGGCAGAAGGAGCACGGCGTTTCCAATCTGGACATCGCCAAGCGGCTGATCGATACCGGGGTTCATCCGCCGACGATGTCTTTCCCCTTGATCGTCCACGGCGCCCTGATGATCGAGCCGACGGAGACGGAAAGCCGCCGCGATCTGGATCTCTTCATCGAGGCCATGGTCAAGATCGCCGGGGAAGCCGAAAAGGACCCTGAGGTCCTTCGTTCCGCCCCCCATATCACCTATGTCCGGAGGCTGGACGAAACGGGAGCGGCCCGCAACCCCGTTCTCCGGTGGGAGAAAAACCCCTGA
- the gcvPA gene encoding aminomethyl-transferring glycine dehydrogenase subunit GcvPA — MSYLSLSERDRKEMLERIGVSSVDDLFCCIPEAIHLKKDLDLPGPLSEMELAAEIQAIAGRNAPAGILSFMGGGAYPHFIPSVVDYLSSRGEFVSPYTPYQPEVSQGTLQVIFEFQTLICQLTGLDIANASLYEGATAAAEAVLMAQRVTGKAKVLVAASLHPQYREVIRTYVRNLDLTVEEVPFTERGTVDAAALDKALDDGTAAVLFQSPNYFGVCEDVRSISTAAKTKGALSVAMVAEALSLALLEAPGKLGADIVAGEAQSFGIPLGFGGPYLGFMAARKEYLRQLPGRICGQTTDVEGQRGYVLTLSTREQHIRREKATSNICTNQALCALRATIYLAAMGREGLRRAARHNVAKTAYALEKLLAVRGVERRFSGPVFNEFVIQLPKPWLDVDKALRKKGIRGGIGLDKSGPGFERCVLVCITELHAGEDIDRLAAGLEEVLR; from the coding sequence ATGAGCTATCTCTCATTAAGCGAAAGGGACAGAAAGGAGATGCTGGAAAGGATCGGCGTCTCCTCGGTCGATGATCTTTTCTGCTGCATTCCCGAGGCCATTCATCTGAAGAAAGACCTCGATCTGCCGGGGCCGCTCTCGGAAATGGAGCTTGCGGCCGAAATCCAGGCGATCGCCGGCCGGAATGCTCCGGCCGGGATCCTCTCTTTCATGGGCGGCGGCGCTTACCCCCATTTCATCCCTTCGGTCGTCGATTATCTGAGTTCGCGGGGCGAATTCGTCAGTCCCTACACCCCCTATCAGCCCGAGGTCAGTCAGGGGACGCTTCAGGTTATCTTCGAATTCCAAACCCTGATCTGCCAATTGACCGGTCTGGACATTGCCAACGCGTCCCTTTATGAGGGAGCGACGGCCGCCGCCGAGGCCGTTCTTATGGCCCAAAGAGTGACGGGAAAGGCCAAGGTTCTGGTCGCCGCATCCCTTCATCCTCAATACCGGGAGGTCATCCGGACCTATGTCCGCAACCTCGATCTGACTGTTGAGGAGGTTCCCTTCACCGAACGGGGAACCGTGGATGCCGCGGCCCTGGACAAGGCCCTGGATGACGGCACGGCCGCCGTGCTTTTCCAGTCGCCCAACTATTTCGGTGTCTGCGAAGATGTCCGTTCGATCTCCACGGCCGCCAAAACCAAAGGCGCTCTGTCCGTCGCCATGGTCGCGGAAGCCCTGTCCCTGGCTCTTTTGGAAGCGCCGGGCAAGCTGGGGGCCGATATCGTCGCCGGCGAAGCGCAATCCTTCGGGATTCCGCTCGGATTCGGCGGCCCTTATCTCGGGTTCATGGCCGCCCGCAAGGAATACCTGAGGCAGCTTCCGGGGCGCATCTGCGGACAAACGACCGACGTCGAGGGGCAAAGAGGATACGTTCTCACGCTGTCCACCCGCGAACAACACATTCGCAGGGAAAAGGCCACGTCGAACATTTGCACGAACCAGGCCCTCTGCGCCTTGAGGGCGACGATCTACCTGGCCGCGATGGGCCGGGAAGGTCTCCGGAGGGCCGCCCGGCACAACGTCGCGAAAACAGCCTATGCCCTGGAAAAACTTCTTGCCGTCCGCGGCGTTGAAAGACGATTTTCCGGGCCTGTGTTCAACGAATTCGTCATCCAACTTCCCAAACCCTGGCTCGACGTCGACAAGGCGCTCCGGAAGAAGGGCATCCGGGGCGGGATCGGGCTGGACAAGTCGGGTCCCGGATTCGAACGCTGTGTCCTGGTCTGTATCACCGAACTCCATGCCGGAGAGGACATCGACCGCCTGGCCGCCGGACTCGAGGAGGTGCTCCGATGA
- the gcvH gene encoding glycine cleavage system protein GcvH → MMYPNDYSYSKDHEWIKIEGGEAIIGITDYAQKQLGDIIFVELPAVGKALDAGQPIGVVESVKSVSDIYAPIGGEIAAVNEKLTQAADLINKDPHGGGWIVRMKIRDKAELDGLMTASDYEKHIESLES, encoded by the coding sequence ATGATGTATCCCAACGATTATTCCTATTCCAAGGACCATGAATGGATCAAGATCGAGGGCGGTGAGGCGATCATCGGCATCACCGACTACGCCCAGAAACAGCTCGGCGACATCATTTTTGTTGAGCTCCCCGCCGTAGGGAAAGCGTTGGACGCCGGACAGCCCATCGGCGTCGTCGAATCCGTGAAATCGGTCTCGGACATCTACGCCCCGATCGGAGGCGAGATCGCGGCCGTCAACGAAAAACTCACCCAGGCCGCCGACTTGATCAACAAGGATCCCCACGGCGGAGGCTGGATCGTCCGGATGAAAATTCGCGACAAGGCCGAATTGGACGGCCTGATGACTGCGTCCGATTACGAAAAACACATCGAAAGCCTCGAAAGCTGA
- the gcvT gene encoding glycine cleavage system aminomethyltransferase GcvT gives MAIYYSKIMVWDKNLRDFAGCGIHGCHHFRKDAIMKLTRLNSFHKKLGGRMVEFFGWEMPVEFKGIIDEHMAVRTRAGLFDVGHMGEIHIEGPDALPFVQYLTPNDASRLKAGMVQYTALTTPEGTFVDDMLVYFLAENTYLLVVNASNTDKDFAWIVDHRENFDVRIENRSDAYSQIAVQGPKAQAILSPLTDVDLDGMKTFRSAFGKAAGIDALISRTGYTGEDGFEIYTTDPDPGKIWEALLEQGREAGVLPVGLGARDTLRLEAKLMLYGNDISDKTTVLEADLKWIVKFQKGDFLGKAALEKQQAEGLKRKIAGFEIIDKGIARPHYPILADGRPVGEVCSGTFSPFLKKAIGLAYLPIDLTAPGTEIAVVVRDRTLAARVVPTPFYKRGEA, from the coding sequence ATGGCCATTTATTATAGCAAAATCATGGTTTGGGACAAGAACTTGCGCGACTTTGCGGGATGTGGTATCCATGGATGTCATCATTTCCGAAAGGACGCCATCATGAAACTGACCCGTTTGAATTCTTTTCACAAGAAACTCGGCGGCCGGATGGTTGAGTTTTTCGGCTGGGAAATGCCCGTCGAATTCAAGGGAATCATCGACGAGCACATGGCCGTCCGGACCCGGGCCGGACTGTTCGATGTCGGGCATATGGGCGAAATTCATATCGAAGGCCCGGACGCCCTGCCTTTTGTTCAATACCTGACGCCCAACGACGCCTCGCGTCTCAAGGCCGGCATGGTTCAGTACACGGCCCTGACGACTCCCGAGGGGACTTTTGTCGACGATATGCTGGTTTATTTCCTGGCGGAGAACACTTATCTGCTCGTCGTCAACGCCTCGAACACCGACAAGGATTTCGCCTGGATCGTCGACCACAGGGAAAATTTCGATGTCCGCATCGAGAACAGGAGCGACGCGTATTCCCAGATCGCCGTCCAGGGACCGAAAGCCCAGGCGATTCTCTCGCCGCTGACCGATGTCGATCTCGACGGCATGAAGACCTTCCGGTCGGCTTTCGGCAAGGCGGCCGGCATCGACGCCCTCATTTCCCGCACCGGATATACGGGTGAGGACGGGTTTGAAATCTACACCACCGATCCCGATCCGGGAAAAATCTGGGAGGCCCTTCTCGAGCAGGGCCGGGAAGCCGGCGTTCTTCCCGTGGGTCTGGGCGCCCGCGACACCCTCAGACTCGAAGCCAAGCTGATGCTTTACGGAAACGACATCAGCGACAAAACGACGGTTCTCGAGGCGGATCTCAAGTGGATCGTCAAGTTTCAGAAAGGCGATTTCCTCGGCAAGGCCGCCCTGGAAAAACAGCAGGCCGAGGGTTTGAAGAGAAAGATCGCCGGTTTCGAAATCATCGACAAGGGCATCGCCCGTCCCCATTATCCCATTCTGGCGGACGGACGGCCGGTCGGCGAGGTCTGTTCCGGGACGTTTTCGCCGTTTCTCAAAAAGGCCATCGGGCTGGCCTACCTTCCCATCGACCTGACGGCTCCGGGGACGGAGATCGCGGTCGTGGTCCGGGACCGGACTCTTGCGGCCCGTGTCGTCCCGACTCCGTTTTATAAAAGAGGCGAGGCATAA
- a CDS encoding arginine--tRNA ligase, with product MIDFKNRLKKQIAERLGDTYPLEPGDIDFTPTPNAALGDIALAFPFQLARRLKTNPRALASEIAGRLLPLDGVERLDIAGAGYINLFLDRTAFFAAVLRDTDRTVPIPEEDKIIIEHTNINPNKAAHVGHLRNACLGDTLARCQRHRGENVEVQNYVDDTGVQVVDVVFGLMELEGISSPAELDRIPGKFDYYCWDLYARISPHLAAHPESGERKAGILKKIEHGEDPEAGLAHAVSRRILRAHLATMNRLGISYDVLPCESSILRQAFWEKAFERLKERQAIHYVGSGDNAGCWVMRLEDEPDREKIIVRSDGTVTYVGKDIAYQLWKFGLLDRDFYYEPFIEDAGRTVWITTPSPQPNSPSFGRGSRVYNVIDSRQAYLQKVVVQGLKSLKYENQAAKSIHFSYEMVALSPKSLEELGYQATDEEKDRAFLEVSGRKGLGVKADDLLDRLEEKARAEVSGRNPELDPEAAAEVARHVACGALRYFMLKFSRNSLIVFDFDEVLSFEGETGPYLQYTAVRMNSIFRKLRERDKTAETALHTLETAPPSLTRLPEKELADTWDLVTVMSSIEEDVVRSVAALEFSHLARFAFTLCQKINSYYHRYPILSETDPELRNIRLLTIAAARRTLGAALALMGIPIPEKM from the coding sequence ATGATCGACTTCAAAAACCGCCTGAAAAAACAGATCGCCGAAAGGCTCGGGGATACCTATCCTCTGGAGCCGGGCGACATCGATTTCACGCCGACGCCGAACGCCGCCCTGGGCGACATCGCCCTGGCCTTTCCTTTCCAGCTCGCCCGCCGGCTCAAGACCAATCCCCGGGCTCTGGCCTCGGAAATCGCGGGACGTCTTCTCCCCCTCGATGGTGTCGAGCGCCTGGATATCGCCGGGGCGGGATACATCAATCTTTTCCTCGATCGGACGGCATTCTTTGCGGCGGTTCTCAGGGACACCGATCGCACAGTCCCGATTCCCGAGGAAGACAAGATCATTATCGAACACACCAACATCAATCCGAACAAGGCGGCCCACGTCGGGCATCTCCGAAACGCCTGTCTCGGCGACACCCTGGCCCGTTGCCAGCGGCATCGGGGCGAGAACGTCGAAGTCCAGAATTATGTCGACGACACCGGTGTCCAGGTGGTGGACGTCGTCTTCGGGCTGATGGAACTCGAGGGAATTTCATCGCCCGCCGAACTGGACCGTATCCCCGGGAAATTCGATTACTATTGTTGGGATCTTTATGCCCGCATATCCCCCCACCTGGCCGCCCATCCTGAAAGCGGTGAACGCAAGGCCGGGATCCTCAAGAAAATCGAGCACGGCGAAGATCCCGAAGCCGGTCTGGCCCACGCCGTCTCGCGCCGCATTCTGAGGGCTCACCTGGCCACCATGAACCGGCTCGGAATTTCCTACGATGTCCTGCCCTGCGAAAGCTCCATCCTGCGCCAGGCCTTCTGGGAAAAAGCCTTCGAACGGCTCAAGGAACGGCAGGCGATTCATTACGTCGGAAGCGGCGACAACGCCGGATGCTGGGTCATGCGCCTCGAGGACGAGCCCGACCGGGAGAAAATCATCGTCCGGTCCGACGGCACCGTGACTTATGTCGGCAAAGACATCGCCTACCAGCTCTGGAAATTCGGCCTTCTCGACCGGGATTTCTATTATGAGCCGTTCATCGAAGACGCCGGCCGAACGGTCTGGATCACCACGCCTTCGCCCCAACCAAACAGCCCGTCCTTCGGCCGCGGCTCCCGGGTCTACAACGTTATCGACTCCCGGCAGGCCTATCTGCAGAAGGTCGTCGTCCAGGGACTGAAATCTCTGAAATATGAGAATCAGGCGGCAAAATCCATTCATTTCTCCTACGAGATGGTGGCCTTATCCCCGAAGAGTCTCGAGGAACTCGGCTATCAGGCCACGGACGAAGAGAAGGACCGGGCTTTTCTCGAGGTCTCCGGCCGAAAGGGCCTGGGCGTCAAGGCCGACGACCTTTTGGACCGGCTCGAGGAGAAGGCCCGGGCGGAAGTCTCCGGCCGCAATCCCGAACTCGATCCGGAAGCGGCGGCCGAAGTCGCCCGCCATGTCGCCTGCGGCGCCCTGAGGTATTTCATGCTGAAGTTTTCCCGGAACTCGCTCATCGTCTTCGACTTCGACGAGGTTCTGAGTTTCGAGGGGGAAACCGGTCCCTATCTGCAATACACGGCGGTCCGGATGAACAGCATTTTCCGGAAATTGCGGGAACGTGACAAAACAGCCGAGACCGCCCTTCACACCCTCGAGACCGCCCCGCCGTCCCTGACCCGTCTTCCGGAAAAGGAACTTGCGGACACCTGGGATCTTGTGACGGTCATGTCCTCCATCGAAGAGGACGTTGTGCGGTCCGTCGCCGCCCTGGAGTTTTCCCATCTGGCCCGCTTCGCGTTCACTCTCTGCCAGAAAATCAACTCCTATTACCACCGCTATCCGATCCTTTCGGAAACCGATCCCGAACTCCGGAACATCCGGCTTTTGACGATAGCCGCCGCCCGCCGGACGCTCGGCGCGGCTCTCGCCCTGATGGGCATTCCGATCCCGGAAAAGATGTGA
- a CDS encoding ABC transporter ATP-binding protein: MIEVQDLVKKYGDFPAVKKLSFEVPQGKIWGLLGPNAAGKTTTMRILTGFLPATDGAARVAGIDVFERPDAAKRILGYLPENVPLYPEMTVASYLGFVAAIKQVPKAKKKEAVVRAVRSAGLETVRGRLIKNISRGFKQRVGIAQALIHDPQILILDEPTIGLDPAQIIEIRELIRSLRGERTIILSTHLLAEVTQVCDGVTIINEGRLMASGTLDELTASARSTDGVVLKLRKSGPESTAALRAIPGVDTAAIRDSEIEVAWSRGRDLREAVARTVVEKDLGLLEMKSLGMNIEDLYLKIVSGGLES; the protein is encoded by the coding sequence ATGATTGAAGTTCAGGATCTCGTCAAGAAGTACGGCGACTTCCCGGCCGTCAAAAAGCTGAGCTTCGAGGTCCCGCAGGGAAAAATCTGGGGGCTCCTCGGGCCGAATGCGGCGGGGAAAACGACCACCATGCGGATTTTAACCGGGTTTCTTCCGGCCACGGACGGCGCCGCGCGTGTTGCGGGCATCGATGTCTTCGAACGCCCCGACGCGGCCAAGAGAATCCTGGGCTATCTGCCCGAAAACGTCCCGCTCTACCCGGAAATGACCGTGGCCTCCTACCTGGGATTCGTGGCCGCGATCAAACAGGTTCCCAAGGCGAAAAAAAAGGAGGCCGTCGTCCGCGCCGTGCGCTCGGCCGGGCTCGAAACGGTCCGGGGGCGTCTGATCAAGAACATTTCCCGTGGATTCAAGCAACGGGTCGGCATCGCCCAGGCTCTGATCCATGACCCGCAGATCCTGATTCTCGACGAGCCGACGATCGGGCTCGACCCCGCCCAGATCATCGAAATCCGGGAACTCATCCGATCGTTGAGAGGCGAAAGGACGATCATCCTGTCCACCCATCTTCTGGCCGAAGTCACCCAGGTCTGCGACGGCGTGACCATCATCAACGAAGGCCGGCTCATGGCCTCGGGAACGCTCGACGAGCTGACGGCCTCGGCCCGATCGACGGACGGCGTCGTTCTCAAGCTTCGCAAGTCCGGACCCGAGTCCACAGCGGCGCTCCGGGCGATTCCCGGCGTCGACACCGCGGCGATCCGGGATTCCGAAATCGAAGTCGCCTGGAGCCGGGGACGAGATCTCCGCGAAGCGGTCGCCCGCACCGTCGTCGAAAAGGACCTCGGGCTTCTGGAAATGAAGTCCCTGGGGATGAACATCGAAGATCTCTATCTCAAGATCGTCTCGGGAGGTCTCGAATCATGA
- a CDS encoding ABC transporter permease subunit yields MRNILSIAKREIQAYFTSPIAYVVIAVFLLLTGFFFYSLVWWFNSQAMQMAQNPTYFQQININQMVFTPLFHNISIILLLMLPLLTMRLFAEEKKIGTEELLFTSPVSVNQIIFGKYLASLAVLAAMLLLSGLLSIFTFAYGNPQIAPLLNGYLGLFLMGAAFIAVGLFFSSLTENQIVAAILTFGALLLFWVMGWAANAAGGIWQDVLNYLSFFQHFDDMTRGILDTSDVVYYLSFAFFGLFLTHAVIQSRRWR; encoded by the coding sequence ATGAGAAATATCCTGTCCATCGCCAAAAGAGAGATCCAGGCTTATTTCACATCGCCGATCGCCTACGTTGTGATCGCCGTGTTTCTTCTGCTGACGGGCTTTTTTTTCTACAGCCTCGTCTGGTGGTTCAACTCCCAGGCCATGCAGATGGCTCAAAATCCCACCTATTTCCAGCAGATCAACATCAACCAGATGGTTTTCACCCCGCTCTTTCACAACATCAGCATCATTCTTCTTCTGATGCTGCCGCTCCTGACCATGAGGCTGTTCGCCGAAGAAAAGAAAATCGGGACCGAAGAGCTTCTCTTCACCTCCCCGGTCTCCGTCAACCAGATCATTTTCGGAAAATACCTGGCATCCCTCGCCGTGCTCGCCGCCATGCTCCTGTTGTCCGGTCTGCTCTCGATATTCACCTTCGCCTACGGCAACCCCCAGATCGCGCCTCTTCTCAACGGATATCTCGGCCTCTTCCTCATGGGGGCGGCTTTCATCGCCGTCGGCCTCTTCTTTTCCTCTCTGACCGAAAATCAGATCGTCGCCGCCATCCTGACTTTCGGCGCCCTTCTTCTGTTCTGGGTGATGGGCTGGGCGGCCAATGCCGCCGGAGGAATCTGGCAGGACGTTCTCAACTATCTGTCATTCTTCCAGCACTTCGACGACATGACCCGGGGCATCCTGGACACGTCGGATGTCGTTTACTATCTGAGCTTCGCCTTTTTCGGTCTGTTCCTGACGCATGCCGTGATCCAGTCGCGGCGGTGGAGATAA
- a CDS encoding Gldg family protein has translation MNKIKSHLNSLGLTLVFAGLAALRIWPHRKTAALIIAGLGVAALIVYLVLHLSHLKKNFKRKSFLYSSNMVLIVVIVLAILVLVNVFLAKQRYRIDFTETKLHSLSDQSVTVLKNLKHDVRAKAFFRDIHFGRGAMENLLKIYAYHSGKFSYEFIDPDKNPGLVKRYDITQDGTTVLEYLDRESRITSTTEEEITNTLIKITRDGKKTIYFLEGHGQPSIEESGDGGFSQAKNELEKMGYEVGKMTLALTETFPADCDLLIVPGPRKDLLPDEKVSIRRYLGRGGRVFLMIDPETAPDMIPFLHEFGIRLEDDLIVDTVSRLLGGDYFMPVVSEYESHEISRNFRYATFFPFARSVELEDPLPDGVSLTVLARTSSNAWAERQLDQKEVRFDPDKDRPGPISLAVVGTISGSAEALFRPEEPDLPHPDSEGRIAVFGDSDFITNRYFNFSGNGNFFLNTVNWLTEEADLISIQPRTAAPRTLRLTPSQGRLIFFTSVVVLPLAVLLLGLSVWLRRRAL, from the coding sequence ATGAACAAGATAAAAAGCCATCTCAACTCCCTCGGCCTGACGCTCGTGTTCGCCGGGCTCGCGGCCCTGCGCATCTGGCCCCATCGAAAAACGGCCGCTCTGATCATCGCCGGTCTCGGCGTGGCCGCACTCATCGTCTATCTTGTCCTTCATCTCTCCCACCTCAAGAAAAATTTCAAGCGGAAATCTTTCCTCTATTCGAGCAACATGGTTCTCATCGTTGTTATCGTCCTGGCCATTCTCGTTCTGGTCAATGTTTTTCTGGCCAAGCAGCGCTATCGCATCGACTTCACCGAGACCAAGCTCCACAGCCTGTCCGACCAGTCCGTGACGGTTCTCAAGAATCTGAAACACGACGTCCGAGCCAAAGCCTTTTTCCGGGACATCCACTTCGGCCGGGGCGCCATGGAAAACCTCCTCAAAATCTATGCCTATCACTCCGGAAAATTCTCCTATGAGTTCATCGATCCGGATAAAAATCCCGGCCTGGTCAAGCGCTACGATATCACCCAGGACGGGACAACCGTCCTGGAATACCTGGACCGGGAAAGCCGGATCACATCGACCACGGAAGAGGAGATCACCAACACCCTGATCAAGATCACGCGCGACGGCAAAAAGACCATTTATTTCCTTGAAGGTCACGGCCAGCCGAGCATCGAGGAGAGCGGAGACGGAGGCTTTTCGCAGGCAAAAAACGAGCTCGAAAAAATGGGTTACGAAGTCGGGAAGATGACCCTGGCGCTTACGGAAACCTTTCCCGCCGACTGCGATCTCCTGATCGTTCCCGGTCCGCGGAAGGACCTCCTTCCCGACGAGAAGGTGTCCATCCGCCGGTATCTCGGGCGGGGCGGCCGGGTGTTTCTCATGATCGATCCGGAGACCGCGCCGGACATGATCCCTTTTCTGCATGAATTCGGAATCCGCCTCGAAGATGACCTCATCGTGGACACGGTCTCGCGTCTTCTCGGCGGCGATTATTTCATGCCCGTCGTCAGCGAATACGAAAGTCACGAGATCAGCCGCAATTTCCGATACGCCACGTTCTTCCCCTTCGCCCGGTCGGTCGAACTCGAAGATCCGCTGCCGGACGGTGTTTCTCTGACGGTTCTGGCCCGAACGAGCTCCAATGCCTGGGCCGAGCGCCAGCTCGACCAGAAAGAGGTCCGGTTCGATCCGGACAAGGACCGCCCCGGTCCGATTTCCCTGGCCGTCGTCGGCACGATTTCCGGATCGGCCGAAGCCCTTTTCCGGCCGGAGGAACCCGATCTCCCGCATCCCGACAGCGAGGGCCGCATCGCCGTCTTCGGCGACTCCGACTTCATCACCAACCGCTATTTCAACTTCTCCGGGAACGGAAACTTTTTCCTCAACACCGTCAACTGGCTGACCGAGGAAGCCGACCTCATCTCCATCCAGCCCCGAACCGCAGCCCCGCGCACCCTTCGGCTGACGCCGTCCCAGGGCCGGTTGATCTTCTTCACGAGCGTCGTTGTGCTTCCCCTGGCCGTGCTGCTTCTGGGATTGAGCGTCTGGCTCAGAAGGAGGGCTCTGTGA